Within the Cupriavidus malaysiensis genome, the region CGCTGGATGGCCTGGTGTTCGGTCAGTTCGCCATCGTCATCCGGATCGAGCAGGTAGCGGTTGGCGATGTCCACCGGGCGCATACCCTGCGCATAGGCCCGCACGACGGCGAATTCGGTGCGTGTGAGCTTGGTGGCGGCGGCATCGTGGCTGGTGGACATGGGCGGGTTCTTTGCTAAGTGATTGACGCAAAACCTTTTTTTCCAGGATCAACTTCGATCCGGTCGATTTCGTCACTTGAAGTGCAATGTAAATTATTTTCGATCCGCATGGAAGCCTGGATGGGCGGGCATAGGCCTGATCCAGGCCTGCTTGCGCCACGCCGGCGCCGGAGGTTTCCACGCATTTATCTGCCGCATCGTTCCTGCCTGGGTCTGTCATGATGCACTTTTATGGCGATTCCGACAGCACCCGGGCCCCATTCGGATACAGTCCTGCAACATTCTGCCGCCGGGAATCCTTGAACTCGATGGGGTCAATGCCTATCCTGACCTCAAGAATTAGATTTCCTTAAATCTGATTTAAACAGTTCGAAAGCGCCGTCGAGGCGCACCGGGGGGGCCGGAAGTCGTCCCGGAGGGAGGCAGCACGGCCGCACCACGCAGGCGGGGCCGCCATCCCGGATCGCAACCGGCCGTTGGGATGCGCAGTCGCAGCATAGCGGCGCGTCTCCAGTCGCGCCCGATATCGCAATGCGATGCCGGCGTGCCAAATAAGAAAGAGAGCGGCCATGGCTTCCATCCTGTTGATCGAGCCTCATCCACTCTTGCGCCTGGGTCTGCGCCATCTGCTGGCGCAATCGCGGTTGCATGACGTCATCCTCGACATCGATCCCGACCAGCAGCTTCCCCTCCCCGCCGATGCGTGCGGTGCGGACCTGCTGCTGCTCGGCCTGCCGGCCGGGTCGGCCAGCGCAGGCACCATGCTGCTCGAGGCCGTCGCGCGCTTGCAGCCGAAGCGCATGCTGCTGCTGGCCGAATCGGTCGACGGGCTGGACCTGGGCGAACTGCCCGAGGGCGTGCGCGGCATCTTGAGCAAGCACAGCAGCGCCGATCTCCTCGACGCCGCGATCCACCTCGTGCTGGCGGGAGGCGAATGTTTCCCGGGGCATGTCACCGCCCCGGCCGCGCCGGCCGCCGAGCCCGCCCGCCACCCTGCGCCGGCTGGCCCATCGGCATCCGGCAGCGGCGAGACGGAGACCGAAACGCCGCTGTCGGGCTCGCACCTGCTGAATATCACCGAGCGGCAGTACGAAGTCCTCGTGCTGCTCGCGCGCGGCTACCCGATCAAGACCGTCAGCCGTGTCCTGAACATCTCGGTGGC harbors:
- a CDS encoding helix-turn-helix transcriptional regulator: MASILLIEPHPLLRLGLRHLLAQSRLHDVILDIDPDQQLPLPADACGADLLLLGLPAGSASAGTMLLEAVARLQPKRMLLLAESVDGLDLGELPEGVRGILSKHSSADLLDAAIHLVLAGGECFPGHVTAPAAPAAEPARHPAPAGPSASGSGETETETPLSGSHLLNITERQYEVLVLLARGYPIKTVSRVLNISVATAKTHACTLYQRLQVRNKGEAVYVALQRGATLNWPGPQLSLLPQSCVREAA